A single Xylanimonas cellulosilytica DSM 15894 DNA region contains:
- a CDS encoding energy-coupling factor ABC transporter ATP-binding protein: MSGIELSKGGVRLGETDVLHDVTLSLPARSVAIIGDNGSGKSTLARLIAGLVPATSGTVRVLGLDPARQGAELRRRVAVIFSNPDAQIVMPTVRDDVAFSLRAEKLSADDRATRVTAALERFGLADLADRSCHDLSGGQKQLLALCGAFVRRPELVIADEPTAYLDARNARLVADHLLAGTAHRLVLVTHDLALARRCDTAVLVDGGRVAATGQSAQTVDHYERMLRC, encoded by the coding sequence GTGAGCGGCATCGAGCTCAGCAAGGGAGGGGTCCGCCTGGGCGAGACCGACGTCCTGCACGACGTGACGCTGTCGCTCCCAGCCCGCAGCGTCGCGATCATCGGCGACAACGGCTCGGGCAAGTCCACCCTCGCGAGGCTCATCGCCGGACTCGTCCCGGCGACCTCGGGCACGGTCCGGGTCCTCGGCCTCGACCCGGCACGGCAGGGCGCCGAGCTCCGTCGCCGGGTCGCCGTGATCTTCAGCAACCCCGATGCGCAGATCGTGATGCCCACCGTGCGCGACGACGTCGCCTTCTCCCTGCGCGCCGAGAAGCTGTCTGCGGACGACAGGGCCACCCGGGTCACCGCAGCACTGGAGAGGTTCGGGCTCGCCGACCTTGCCGACCGCTCCTGCCACGACCTCTCGGGCGGCCAGAAACAGCTCCTCGCGCTGTGCGGCGCCTTCGTGCGGCGTCCGGAGCTCGTGATCGCCGACGAGCCGACCGCCTACCTCGACGCACGCAATGCCCGCCTCGTCGCCGACCACCTCCTCGCGGGGACCGCGCACCGCCTGGTCCTGGTGACGCACGACCTCGCTCTCGCCCGACGTTGCGACACCGCGGTGCTCGTCGACGGTGGACGTGTCGCTGCCACCGGGCAGTCCGCACAGACCGTGGACCACTATGAGCGGATGCTGCGATGCTGA
- a CDS encoding CbiQ family ECF transporter T component encodes MLTMYRPGSSAWHRLPAGRKTVLLLALVLGVCLLPATWSTAGVVAVLCVTCYAFLDLRLRELARQVWAARWIVVITLAGQLLFLGPEDAAGNTARVTAAVVIAGLLMLTTPTTSVLAVLERAMGPLARLGVDPQRAALLLTVTLNTLPVLAQLARDLHEAQRARGVRGNLRLFVTPFLILALKHADQLGEALTARGVR; translated from the coding sequence ATGCTGACGATGTACCGGCCGGGCAGCAGTGCGTGGCATCGGCTGCCGGCCGGACGGAAGACCGTGCTGCTGCTCGCGCTCGTGCTCGGCGTGTGTCTGCTTCCGGCGACCTGGTCGACCGCAGGTGTCGTCGCGGTGCTGTGCGTCACCTGCTACGCGTTCCTCGACCTCCGCCTGCGAGAGCTCGCCCGGCAGGTGTGGGCGGCGCGCTGGATCGTCGTGATCACCCTCGCAGGTCAGCTCCTGTTCCTCGGGCCGGAAGACGCCGCGGGAAACACCGCCCGGGTGACGGCGGCCGTCGTGATCGCAGGGCTGCTGATGCTGACGACCCCGACCACCTCCGTGCTCGCCGTGCTGGAGCGCGCGATGGGGCCGCTCGCGCGCCTGGGCGTGGATCCGCAACGTGCGGCACTCCTGCTGACCGTGACCCTGAACACGCTCCCCGTGCTCGCACAGCTCGCGCGAGACCTCCACGAAGCGCAACGCGCACGCGGGGTGCGCGGCAACCTGCGGCTGTTCGTGACGCCGTTCCTGATCCTGGCTCTCAAGCACGCCGACCAGCTCGGCGAAGCCCTCACCGCGCGAGGAGTCCGGTGA
- a CDS encoding CHY zinc finger protein — MSPTVLGPTVDEQTRCIHYRTALDIVAIRFACCGDYYPCHRCHEQAADHPSRPWPPEAGDERAVLCGSCREELTIAQYVASTHCPACGAAFNPRCALHHPMYFELPA; from the coding sequence GTGAGCCCGACCGTGCTCGGCCCCACCGTGGACGAGCAGACCCGCTGCATCCACTACCGCACAGCGCTCGACATCGTCGCGATCCGCTTCGCCTGCTGCGGCGACTACTACCCCTGCCACCGCTGCCACGAACAGGCCGCCGACCATCCCTCCCGCCCCTGGCCGCCCGAGGCAGGCGACGAGCGCGCCGTGCTCTGCGGGAGCTGCCGCGAAGAGCTCACCATCGCCCAGTACGTGGCATCCACCCACTGCCCGGCCTGCGGCGCCGCCTTCAACCCCCGGTGCGCGCTCCACCATCCGATGTACTTCGAGCTGCCAGCGTGA
- a CDS encoding DUF3427 domain-containing protein produces MTTDFTWNQQFRLDVDFGFLSTQTHGAPRHHNPRIILNGDGSTVLHEILSELRRCSSFTFSVAFVAPAAVAQLKQALVEFDGVGRIITSDYLGFNSPEAFAELHNLRALGIDVRLHNADGFHPKGYIFEHANAVTTMMGSSNLTPSALLRNHEWNLKVSASPDSDLAAQLAHLVELQVADSVPITQEWIEQYAKTYVRPAQRPPRVPRDVSALVPHPTAPLEERSPSLLPTTITPNRMQRDALNALAAVRDSGEKRAIVISATGTGKTILSALDVRAVNPRRLLFVVHREQILDRTIQEYRKVLGGDASDYGKLTGSSKDFAARYLFATVQTLAQPDVLARFPADVFDYVIVDEAHRGGSPTHRRVIGHFDPVFMLGMTATPERTDGFNVFELFHYNVPYEIRLNRALDEDMLTPFHYYGITDATFDDDTTVDALSDLDLLVSPQRVSHLIWALETYAQAGTAPRGLIFCSRTQEARRLSDVLNRSLLRGRPLRTASLTGVDSIEHRERTVEQLESGELDYILTVDVFNEGVDIPSINQVIMLRQTQSAIVFVQQLGRGLRKCDQKEYLVVLDFIGNYANNFLIPIALFGDDSLNKESLRQNLIAVEEAGALPGLSSVQFDKIAQQRVLESIRDTKLDDMARLKAAVVAMRNRVGAVPRLWDFFRFESVDPVVLATKKEHYPALVRSLLKEEIDLSETSSRALQLLSHEVLPAKRGHEFVLLRALLNDGRLTSSQIDERFAAAGLPTSPAYVKSAVDTLTLDGFAEADVRRYGSGIAVRDGSAVTLKSEVASAYASPTDFPSAVDDIIDTGLSLVRKGFDPSARFTVGRQYSRKEALRQLCWPRSWASTVYGYKVDRASGACPIFVTLHKSDEISASTAYEDALLDPSSMLWYTRSRRTLRSSEVQAIVSGDVALYVFVKKDDAEGTGFYFLGQATAHDAEEATMPDASGNSLDVVRMILRFEKPVETALFDYFHSTLID; encoded by the coding sequence GTGACCACGGACTTCACCTGGAACCAGCAGTTCAGGCTCGATGTCGACTTCGGCTTCCTCAGCACGCAGACGCACGGAGCACCGCGACACCACAATCCACGCATCATCCTGAACGGCGACGGCAGCACGGTGCTGCACGAGATCCTCAGCGAGCTGCGTCGCTGCAGCTCCTTCACGTTCTCCGTCGCCTTCGTCGCGCCCGCAGCTGTTGCCCAGCTCAAGCAAGCCCTCGTGGAGTTCGACGGTGTCGGGCGGATCATCACCTCCGACTACCTCGGCTTCAACTCACCCGAGGCCTTCGCCGAGCTGCACAATCTGCGGGCCCTCGGGATCGACGTGCGCTTGCACAATGCCGACGGGTTCCATCCCAAGGGCTACATCTTCGAACACGCAAACGCCGTGACGACGATGATGGGCAGCTCGAATCTCACCCCAAGCGCCCTGCTCAGGAACCACGAGTGGAACCTCAAGGTTTCGGCATCGCCGGACAGTGACCTCGCCGCGCAGCTCGCACACCTCGTCGAGCTCCAGGTCGCGGACTCGGTCCCGATCACCCAGGAATGGATCGAGCAGTACGCGAAGACGTACGTGCGGCCTGCGCAGCGACCGCCACGGGTGCCCCGCGACGTCTCAGCCCTGGTGCCGCACCCGACGGCGCCGCTTGAGGAACGGTCGCCGTCGCTCCTGCCGACGACGATCACACCCAACCGGATGCAGCGTGATGCGCTGAACGCGCTCGCCGCGGTCCGGGACAGTGGCGAGAAGCGTGCCATCGTCATCTCGGCGACCGGTACGGGCAAGACGATCCTGTCTGCGCTCGACGTACGGGCCGTCAACCCGCGGCGCCTCCTCTTCGTCGTCCACCGTGAACAGATCCTCGACCGCACCATCCAGGAGTACCGCAAGGTGCTGGGCGGCGACGCGAGCGACTACGGCAAGCTGACCGGATCGTCGAAGGACTTCGCCGCCCGCTACCTGTTCGCCACCGTGCAGACGCTGGCTCAGCCCGACGTGCTCGCCCGGTTCCCCGCTGACGTCTTCGACTACGTCATCGTCGACGAAGCCCACCGTGGGGGATCCCCGACGCATCGGCGGGTCATCGGACATTTCGACCCGGTGTTCATGCTCGGCATGACGGCGACACCCGAGCGCACCGACGGGTTCAACGTCTTCGAGCTCTTTCACTACAACGTGCCGTACGAGATCCGGCTCAACCGGGCACTCGACGAGGACATGCTGACCCCGTTCCACTACTACGGGATCACGGACGCCACGTTCGACGACGACACGACCGTCGACGCCCTCAGTGATCTCGACCTGCTCGTCTCGCCGCAGCGGGTCAGCCATCTGATCTGGGCATTGGAGACGTACGCCCAGGCCGGCACGGCCCCGCGCGGGTTGATCTTCTGCAGTCGCACCCAGGAGGCACGCCGGCTCTCGGACGTGCTGAACCGCTCGCTGCTGCGTGGCCGCCCGTTGCGTACGGCGTCGCTCACCGGCGTGGACTCGATCGAGCACCGCGAGAGAACCGTTGAGCAGCTGGAGTCGGGCGAGCTCGACTACATCCTGACCGTGGACGTGTTCAACGAGGGCGTGGACATCCCCTCGATCAACCAGGTCATCATGCTGCGCCAGACGCAGTCGGCCATCGTGTTCGTCCAGCAGCTGGGGCGCGGGCTGCGCAAGTGCGACCAGAAGGAGTACCTGGTCGTCCTCGACTTCATCGGGAACTATGCCAACAACTTCCTGATCCCGATTGCGTTGTTCGGCGATGACTCGCTCAACAAGGAGTCCTTGCGCCAGAACCTCATCGCCGTCGAGGAAGCAGGGGCGCTCCCGGGACTGTCCAGCGTGCAGTTCGACAAGATCGCGCAGCAGCGGGTCCTCGAGTCGATCCGGGACACGAAGCTCGACGACATGGCGCGTCTCAAGGCAGCCGTCGTCGCGATGCGCAACCGGGTGGGCGCGGTTCCCCGGCTCTGGGACTTCTTCCGCTTCGAGTCTGTCGACCCCGTCGTGCTCGCGACGAAGAAGGAGCACTACCCGGCCCTGGTCAGGTCCCTTCTCAAGGAGGAGATCGATCTGTCGGAGACGAGCAGTCGGGCCTTGCAGCTCCTGTCTCACGAGGTGCTTCCAGCGAAGCGAGGCCACGAGTTCGTCCTGCTCCGCGCACTGCTCAATGACGGCCGATTGACGTCGTCGCAGATCGACGAACGCTTTGCCGCGGCGGGTCTGCCGACGTCGCCCGCCTACGTCAAGAGCGCGGTCGACACGCTCACCCTGGACGGCTTTGCCGAGGCGGACGTCAGACGCTACGGGAGCGGTATCGCCGTCCGCGACGGCTCCGCCGTGACGCTCAAGAGCGAGGTCGCGTCCGCCTATGCGTCGCCGACGGACTTCCCGAGTGCGGTCGACGACATCATCGACACGGGACTGTCGCTCGTCCGCAAGGGGTTCGACCCGTCTGCTCGCTTCACGGTCGGCCGCCAGTACTCCCGCAAGGAAGCGCTGCGACAGCTCTGCTGGCCACGGAGCTGGGCATCCACCGTCTATGGGTACAAGGTCGACCGTGCGAGCGGCGCCTGCCCGATCTTCGTCACCCTGCACAAGTCCGACGAGATCTCGGCGAGCACCGCGTACGAGGATGCCCTCCTCGATCCGTCGTCGATGCTCTGGTACACGCGAAGCCGCCGCACGCTGCGGAGCTCCGAGGTTCAAGCGATCGTCTCGGGCGACGTGGCGCTGTACGTCTTCGTCAAGAAGGACGACGCCGAGGGGACGGGCTTCTACTTCCTTGGTCAGGCCACGGCGCATGACGCCGAGGAGGCGACGATGCCGGATGCGTCGGGCAACTCGCTCGACGTCGTCCGCATGATCCTGCGCTTCGAGAAGCCCGTCGAGACGGCCCTCTTCGACTACTTCCACTCGACGCTCATCGACTGA
- a CDS encoding (deoxy)nucleoside triphosphate pyrophosphohydrolase — MGSKKQINVVGAVVIDQGLILCAQRGPQGSLAGMWEFPGGKIEPGESPREALKREINEELRCVVEVGERVETTSHEYDFGVVTLTTHYCELVSGTPTLTEHSDVRWLPPAELDTLRWAPADIPAVEKIQADLAS, encoded by the coding sequence GTGGGATCGAAAAAGCAGATCAACGTCGTTGGCGCCGTCGTCATCGACCAGGGCCTGATCCTCTGTGCGCAGCGTGGCCCACAGGGCAGCCTCGCCGGGATGTGGGAGTTCCCAGGGGGGAAGATCGAGCCGGGCGAGAGCCCGCGGGAAGCGCTGAAGCGTGAGATCAACGAGGAGTTGCGCTGCGTCGTCGAGGTCGGGGAGCGGGTCGAGACCACGTCCCACGAGTACGACTTCGGCGTCGTCACCCTCACGACGCACTACTGCGAGCTCGTCTCTGGAACACCGACGCTGACCGAGCACTCCGACGTGCGATGGCTTCCACCCGCCGAGCTGGACACGCTTCGGTGGGCGCCCGCGGACATTCCCGCTGTCGAGAAGATCCAGGCAGACCTCGCGTCGTGA
- a CDS encoding DUF6098 family protein produces MEKVGSLDELAALAVTRAPLYVRFSAGPDADAAEASRDHESGCELPGLSVNPLNPEPWFDRPPVQWVARQLVQYAHLDQDGRFAWVLTGRVAGRGPDCEPLLADVEPVAAVSGAVVREARDLYARAFDAGDDGT; encoded by the coding sequence ATGGAGAAGGTCGGGTCTCTGGACGAGCTGGCCGCCCTGGCCGTGACCCGGGCGCCCCTGTACGTGCGCTTCAGCGCCGGACCGGACGCCGATGCCGCCGAGGCGAGCCGGGACCACGAGTCGGGCTGCGAGCTGCCGGGCCTCTCCGTGAACCCGCTCAACCCCGAACCCTGGTTCGACCGGCCACCGGTCCAGTGGGTCGCCCGGCAGCTCGTCCAGTACGCCCACCTGGACCAGGACGGCCGGTTCGCCTGGGTGCTCACCGGGCGGGTCGCCGGCCGGGGCCCCGACTGCGAGCCGCTGCTCGCCGACGTCGAACCGGTCGCGGCCGTCTCCGGGGCCGTCGTGCGCGAGGCGAGGGACCTCTACGCGCGGGCCTTCGACGCGGGCGACGACGGCACCTGA
- a CDS encoding glycerophosphodiester phosphodiesterase: protein MPTTPAVIAHRGNSQVAPENTLAAFEAAWRADVDAVEVDVRLAADGEIVAVHDADVGATTDGSGTVGTMTLPELRALDAGSWFSPAFAGQRIPTLGEVLTFLTRRPGIDLLLELKDVWTPDDAARVTTAIRAAGLDDRVVVQSFHPQTVAALRDVAPGLRRGALIEQRHDGLLEICAELGVMTCNPSVELVLDDGALVADLHAAGLQVMVWTADDVDQWEALTALGVDAIITDRPDRLAGWLAARGAR, encoded by the coding sequence GTGCCCACCACACCCGCCGTCATCGCCCACCGCGGCAACAGCCAGGTCGCGCCGGAGAACACGCTCGCCGCGTTCGAGGCCGCCTGGCGAGCCGACGTCGACGCCGTCGAGGTGGACGTCCGGCTCGCCGCCGACGGCGAGATCGTCGCCGTCCACGATGCCGACGTCGGCGCGACGACGGACGGCAGCGGCACGGTCGGCACGATGACGCTGCCCGAGCTGCGGGCCCTGGACGCCGGCTCCTGGTTCTCCCCCGCGTTCGCGGGCCAGCGCATCCCCACCCTCGGCGAGGTGCTCACGTTCCTCACCCGCCGCCCCGGCATCGACCTGCTGCTGGAGCTCAAGGACGTGTGGACGCCCGACGACGCCGCCCGCGTCACCACCGCGATCCGCGCGGCGGGACTCGACGACCGCGTCGTCGTGCAGTCCTTCCACCCGCAGACGGTCGCGGCGTTGCGCGACGTCGCCCCCGGGCTGCGGCGCGGCGCGCTCATCGAGCAGCGCCACGACGGGCTGCTCGAGATCTGCGCCGAGCTCGGTGTGATGACGTGCAACCCGTCCGTCGAGCTCGTCCTCGACGACGGCGCCCTGGTCGCGGACCTGCACGCGGCCGGCCTCCAGGTCATGGTGTGGACCGCCGACGACGTCGACCAGTGGGAGGCCCTCACGGCCCTCGGGGTCGACGCGATCATCACCGACCGGCCCGACCGCCTGGCGGGCTGGCTCGCCGCCCGCGGCGCTCGCTGA
- a CDS encoding M15 family metallopeptidase: MPQHHPSRATQRQTRIRRRTRTRAISTGVATATVAALAATTAVPGAMLVAKPVVSKSSTASKGVTVPSSTAVGAEFAGVHAEAVAAVVTQASGALAEAEHITSEGVGAPAETMAQIEQTTHVVRELVRRVSSIAEAAQTVAATTPEPVSPSALPADDAEEVANEVDLDADATALEDAAEAAQKAATDAAILDAAILDAADAAVTAVVGEGTPTDAAEPAAVATALEQQTAALTELIASTPAGAIAVTPAPPSPEEIAAQKAAEAAADSARLAALAEEAMQYDNGRIPEHLLSELAWSPGDLLRADAAAQLARLNEAFAAHFGRDLSITDSYRSFADQVAVKRSRGKWAAVPGYSNHGFGVAVDLGGGIADFSSAEYQWMRAHAGDFGWENPEWAQQGGRKPEAWHWEYAG; the protein is encoded by the coding sequence GTGCCCCAGCACCACCCCAGCCGCGCCACCCAGCGTCAGACGCGTATCCGCCGCCGGACGCGGACGCGCGCCATCAGCACCGGTGTCGCCACGGCGACCGTGGCCGCGCTGGCCGCGACGACGGCCGTCCCTGGCGCGATGCTCGTCGCGAAGCCCGTGGTCTCGAAGTCCAGCACCGCGTCCAAGGGCGTCACGGTCCCGTCGTCCACCGCCGTCGGTGCGGAGTTCGCGGGCGTCCACGCCGAGGCCGTCGCCGCCGTCGTCACGCAGGCCTCCGGCGCGCTCGCCGAGGCCGAGCACATCACCTCCGAGGGCGTGGGTGCGCCCGCCGAGACGATGGCGCAGATCGAGCAGACCACGCACGTCGTGCGTGAGCTGGTGCGCCGGGTGAGCAGCATCGCGGAGGCCGCGCAGACGGTCGCCGCGACGACGCCGGAGCCCGTCTCGCCCAGCGCGCTCCCCGCGGACGACGCCGAGGAGGTCGCGAACGAGGTCGACCTCGACGCCGACGCGACCGCCCTGGAGGACGCCGCGGAGGCCGCACAGAAGGCCGCCACCGACGCCGCCATCCTCGACGCCGCCATCCTTGACGCCGCCGACGCTGCCGTCACCGCCGTCGTCGGCGAGGGGACGCCGACCGATGCCGCCGAGCCTGCCGCCGTGGCGACGGCCCTCGAGCAGCAGACCGCGGCCCTCACCGAGCTCATCGCCTCGACCCCGGCCGGCGCGATCGCGGTCACCCCGGCCCCGCCGTCGCCCGAGGAGATCGCCGCGCAGAAGGCCGCGGAGGCCGCCGCCGACTCCGCCCGCCTGGCCGCGCTCGCCGAGGAGGCCATGCAGTACGACAACGGCCGCATCCCGGAGCACCTGCTCTCGGAGCTCGCGTGGTCGCCCGGCGACCTGCTGCGTGCCGACGCCGCAGCCCAGCTCGCCCGCCTGAACGAGGCGTTCGCCGCCCACTTCGGCCGGGACCTGTCCATCACGGACTCCTACCGCTCGTTCGCCGACCAGGTCGCCGTCAAGCGCTCGCGCGGCAAGTGGGCGGCCGTGCCCGGCTACTCGAACCACGGGTTCGGCGTCGCCGTCGACCTCGGTGGCGGCATCGCGGACTTCAGCAGCGCCGAGTACCAGTGGATGCGCGCCCACGCCGGCGACTTCGGCTGGGAGAACCCGGAGTGGGCCCAGCAGGGCGGCCGCAAGCCCGAGGCGTGGCACTGGGAGTACGCCGGCTGA
- the galE gene encoding UDP-glucose 4-epimerase GalE, producing the protein MRVLVTGGAGYIGSHTVLALVAAGHDVVVADNFSNSKPAVLPRLEELAGRTIPLHEVDLTDAAATDALFAAERVDAVIHFAGFKAVGESVAQPARYYRNNIDSTLSVVEAMQRHGVTRFVFSSSATVYGEKAPVPYREDWDFLESTNPYGQTKVMIERILTDVAAVNDGWKVALLRYFNPVGADASGRIGEDPNGIPNNLMPFVSQVAVGRREKLTVFGDDYDTVDGTGERDYIHVVDLAAGHVAALEHLDAMSEPSRAFNLGTGTGTSVLQLVHAFEQVAGRDLPYEVGPRRAGDLATSYADPTRAREELGWTATRTIDDMCADTWRWQSANPQGFPG; encoded by the coding sequence ATGCGCGTTCTCGTCACCGGCGGAGCCGGCTACATCGGTTCCCACACCGTCCTGGCGCTCGTCGCCGCCGGCCACGACGTCGTGGTGGCCGACAACTTCTCGAACTCCAAGCCGGCGGTGCTGCCCCGGCTGGAGGAGCTCGCCGGGCGCACGATCCCGCTGCACGAGGTCGACCTCACCGACGCCGCCGCCACCGACGCGCTGTTCGCGGCCGAACGGGTCGACGCCGTCATCCACTTCGCGGGGTTCAAGGCCGTCGGGGAGTCCGTCGCCCAGCCTGCCCGGTACTACCGCAACAACATCGACTCCACCCTGTCCGTCGTCGAGGCCATGCAGCGGCACGGCGTGACACGGTTCGTGTTCTCGTCGTCGGCCACCGTGTACGGCGAGAAGGCGCCCGTGCCGTACCGCGAGGACTGGGACTTCCTGGAGTCCACCAACCCGTACGGGCAGACGAAGGTGATGATCGAGCGCATCCTCACCGACGTCGCGGCCGTGAACGACGGCTGGAAGGTCGCGCTGCTGCGGTACTTCAACCCCGTCGGTGCGGACGCCTCGGGCCGCATCGGCGAGGACCCCAACGGCATCCCCAACAACCTCATGCCGTTCGTCTCGCAGGTCGCCGTGGGCCGCCGCGAGAAGCTCACCGTCTTCGGCGACGACTACGACACCGTCGACGGCACGGGCGAGCGCGACTACATCCACGTCGTCGACCTCGCCGCCGGGCACGTCGCCGCCCTGGAGCACCTCGACGCGATGAGCGAGCCCTCCCGCGCGTTCAACCTCGGCACCGGCACCGGCACCTCGGTGCTCCAGCTCGTGCACGCGTTCGAGCAGGTCGCCGGGCGCGACCTGCCCTACGAGGTCGGGCCGCGTCGCGCAGGCGACCTGGCGACGTCCTACGCCGACCCGACGCGGGCCCGCGAGGAGCTCGGCTGGACGGCCACGCGCACCATCGACGACATGTGCGCCGACACGTGGCGCTGGCAGTCCGCCAACCCGCAGGGTTTCCCCGGCTGA
- a CDS encoding metallopeptidase family protein produces MMEFSRADFEDAVSDALDSIPPELTAMMDNVVVLVEDEAPVDDPELLGLYEGVPLTERGEFWAAGALPDRITIFRNPTLAICETRDDVVEEVAVTVVHEIAHHFGIDDDRLHDLGWA; encoded by the coding sequence ATGATGGAGTTCTCCCGCGCCGACTTCGAGGACGCCGTGTCGGACGCCCTCGACAGCATCCCGCCCGAGCTCACCGCGATGATGGACAACGTCGTCGTGCTCGTGGAGGACGAGGCCCCGGTGGACGACCCCGAGCTGCTCGGGCTCTACGAGGGCGTGCCGCTCACCGAGCGCGGCGAGTTCTGGGCGGCCGGTGCGCTGCCGGACCGCATCACGATCTTCCGCAACCCGACGCTCGCCATCTGCGAGACGCGCGACGACGTCGTCGAGGAGGTCGCCGTCACCGTGGTGCACGAGATCGCGCACCACTTCGGCATCGACGACGACCGCCTCCACGACCTCGGCTGGGCCTGA
- a CDS encoding phage holin family protein, producing the protein MSDPRSAPTLGSLVEQLSEQTSRLVRAEVALAKAELAQKAKASAIGIGLAVAAGFIVLYAIGVLIWSAVLGLGEAWPLWLSALVIGFAMLAVAAGMVLAGARLLKHASTKPESIDRVRDDIETVRSHFASTARKEDHA; encoded by the coding sequence ATGAGCGACCCTCGTTCCGCACCCACCCTCGGCTCGCTCGTCGAGCAGCTCTCCGAGCAGACCAGCCGGCTGGTGCGCGCCGAGGTCGCACTCGCCAAGGCCGAGCTCGCCCAGAAGGCGAAGGCGTCGGCCATCGGCATCGGTCTCGCCGTCGCCGCAGGGTTCATCGTGCTCTACGCGATCGGGGTCCTGATCTGGTCCGCGGTGCTCGGCCTCGGCGAGGCCTGGCCCCTGTGGCTGTCGGCGCTCGTCATCGGGTTCGCGATGCTCGCCGTCGCCGCCGGGATGGTGCTGGCCGGCGCCAGACTGCTCAAGCACGCCTCGACCAAGCCCGAGTCGATCGACCGGGTCCGCGACGACATCGAGACCGTCCGCAGCCACTTCGCCTCCACCGCCCGCAAGGAGGACCACGCGTGA
- a CDS encoding DUF3618 domain-containing protein encodes MSAESQLPRPADGSPAGIGAAPTGKAPSRLELQAEIEQSRAELGATIDALTTQLSPGYQARRATTAARTAAVDAGALLTGGGMPAGDERRARNVKVLLGSVAVLAAVVVLNVVAGRRARR; translated from the coding sequence GTGAGCGCCGAGTCCCAGCTCCCCCGCCCCGCCGACGGCTCCCCCGCCGGCATCGGGGCCGCCCCCACGGGCAAGGCGCCGTCGCGCCTCGAGCTCCAGGCCGAGATCGAGCAAAGCCGCGCGGAGCTGGGCGCCACGATCGACGCGCTCACCACGCAGCTCAGCCCGGGCTACCAGGCGCGGCGTGCCACCACGGCGGCCCGCACCGCTGCCGTCGACGCCGGGGCGCTCCTCACGGGCGGTGGCATGCCTGCCGGCGACGAACGCCGCGCACGCAACGTGAAGGTGCTTCTGGGTTCGGTGGCGGTGCTGGCCGCCGTCGTCGTGCTGAACGTCGTCGCCGGTCGTCGCGCGCGGCGCTGA
- a CDS encoding BldC family transcriptional regulator — protein sequence MALHGESEVLLTPAEVASLFRVDPKTVTRWAKAGKLSSIRTLGGHRRYREAEVRALLGAASEGAENPTG from the coding sequence ATGGCGCTTCACGGAGAGTCGGAGGTCCTGCTGACGCCGGCCGAGGTGGCGAGCCTGTTCCGGGTCGACCCCAAGACCGTCACGCGCTGGGCCAAGGCCGGAAAGCTCTCGTCCATCCGGACGCTGGGTGGGCACCGCAGGTACCGGGAGGCGGAGGTCCGGGCACTGCTCGGCGCCGCCTCGGAGGGCGCGGAGAACCCGACGGGCTGA
- a CDS encoding DUF3073 domain-containing protein, with protein MGRGRQKAKQTKVARELKYFSPATNYHALEAELRGSGRTDVATENRFTPRDEDYDNAYSRWDDDER; from the coding sequence ATGGGCCGCGGCCGTCAGAAGGCAAAGCAGACCAAGGTTGCTCGCGAGCTGAAGTACTTCAGCCCCGCGACGAACTACCACGCGCTGGAGGCGGAGCTGCGAGGAAGCGGGCGCACCGACGTCGCCACCGAGAACCGGTTCACCCCGCGCGACGAGGACTACGACAACGCGTACTCCCGGTGGGACGACGACGAGCGCTGA